Proteins found in one Meiothermus sp. Pnk-1 genomic segment:
- a CDS encoding CRTAC1 family protein — MRAFPSIGLALFALGGWGFAQPPIPNFVEETQSAGLHSRYDGDFMVGGGVAVFDCDDNGLPDLLLSGGSNRAKFYRNLSPLGGALKFREEAAGLEVDNVVGAYPLDVDGDGKTDVVLLRAGEKLLMRGLGNCRFERANEIWGFKSDREWTTAFSATWERGQDWPTLAFGNYIDRETRFPWGSCKGNALYRPVGKGYTAPIPLEPSYCALSMLFSDWNRSGTPSLRVSNDREYYAGKGQEQLWQIVPGQPPRLFTEAEGWKRLQIWGMGIASYDLLGQGYPVYFLSSMGDNKLQALQAGSKGPTYSDIAFRRGVTAHRPYTGGDVHMSTAWHAQFEDVNNDGLIDLFIAKGNVGFMKDAAAKDPNNLLLGQPDGSFQEVGDKAGLASFLRGRGAQVVDLNADGLLDVVVVNRLDEAQVWRNVGAGSASAPKALGNWLQIRLRQPGGNRDAVGAWLEVQLGDRILRREHTIGGGHASGSLGFLHFGLGRAETVRVRVQWPDGEWEGWQEVKANQFILLERGSKAQPYTPRPANP; from the coding sequence ATGCGCGCTTTCCCCTCGATTGGGCTTGCTCTGTTTGCTCTAGGCGGCTGGGGTTTCGCCCAACCGCCCATCCCGAATTTCGTGGAGGAAACCCAAAGCGCTGGCCTGCATAGCCGCTACGATGGGGACTTTATGGTGGGGGGTGGGGTGGCGGTTTTTGACTGTGACGATAACGGCTTGCCAGATCTGCTGCTCTCGGGCGGGAGCAACCGGGCCAAGTTCTACCGCAACCTTAGCCCGCTGGGCGGGGCCTTGAAATTCCGTGAAGAAGCGGCGGGGCTCGAGGTCGATAACGTGGTCGGAGCCTACCCGTTGGATGTGGACGGGGATGGAAAGACCGATGTGGTCTTGCTCCGCGCAGGGGAGAAGCTCCTCATGCGCGGCCTGGGAAATTGCCGTTTCGAGCGGGCCAACGAGATCTGGGGATTCAAATCAGACCGGGAGTGGACCACGGCTTTTTCCGCGACCTGGGAGAGGGGGCAGGACTGGCCCACGCTGGCTTTTGGCAACTACATCGACCGCGAGACCAGGTTTCCCTGGGGAAGCTGCAAAGGCAACGCGCTTTACCGCCCTGTCGGTAAGGGGTACACTGCGCCGATCCCGCTCGAGCCCAGCTACTGCGCCCTCTCGATGCTCTTCAGCGACTGGAACCGCTCGGGTACGCCCTCCTTGCGGGTCAGCAACGACCGCGAATACTACGCGGGCAAAGGCCAAGAGCAGCTCTGGCAGATCGTTCCCGGCCAGCCACCCCGCCTCTTCACTGAGGCCGAGGGCTGGAAGCGATTGCAAATCTGGGGTATGGGCATCGCCAGCTATGACCTGTTGGGCCAAGGCTACCCGGTGTACTTTCTCTCGAGCATGGGCGACAACAAACTTCAGGCCCTGCAGGCTGGGTCCAAGGGGCCGACCTACTCGGATATCGCCTTTCGCCGAGGGGTCACCGCACACCGCCCTTACACCGGTGGCGACGTGCACATGTCCACCGCCTGGCACGCCCAGTTTGAAGATGTCAACAACGATGGGCTCATTGATCTCTTCATCGCCAAGGGAAATGTGGGCTTTATGAAGGACGCCGCAGCCAAAGACCCTAACAACCTGCTGCTGGGCCAGCCGGACGGGAGCTTTCAGGAAGTTGGAGACAAGGCCGGGCTAGCCAGCTTTTTGCGCGGACGGGGAGCCCAGGTAGTGGACCTCAACGCGGACGGGCTCTTGGACGTGGTGGTGGTGAACCGGCTGGACGAGGCCCAGGTCTGGCGCAACGTGGGTGCCGGAAGCGCGAGCGCCCCCAAAGCGTTGGGCAACTGGCTACAGATCCGCCTGCGGCAGCCCGGCGGCAACCGCGACGCGGTAGGAGCCTGGCTCGAAGTTCAACTGGGCGACCGCATCCTGCGCCGCGAGCACACCATAGGCGGTGGCCACGCCAGCGGGAGCTTGGGGTTTCTGCACTTTGGGCTGGGTAGGGCGGAGACAGTCCGGGTGCGGGTACAGTGGCCGGATGGGGAATGGGAAGGCTGGCAGGAGGTAAAGGCCAACCAGTTTATCCTCCTCGAGCGCGGCAGCAAAGCCCAACCTTATACCCCTCGGCCCGCCAACCCCTAA